The Miscanthus floridulus cultivar M001 chromosome 7, ASM1932011v1, whole genome shotgun sequence genome includes a region encoding these proteins:
- the LOC136467802 gene encoding ferredoxin--nitrite reductase, chloroplastic-like, with amino-acid sequence MASSASLQRFLPPSPHAAPSSSSSRRRTGRARAAVSIPSSSPPATGEVPAERLEPRVEERQGGYWVLKEKYRTGLNPQEKVKLEKEPMGLFMEDGIKDLAKIPMEEIDAAKLTKDDVDVRLKWLGLFHRRKHQYGRFMMRLKLPNGVTTSEQTRYLASVIEAYGADGCADVTTRQNWQIRGVTLPDVPAILDGLHAVGLTSLQSGMDNVRNPVGNPLAGVDPHEIVDTRPYTNLLSSYITNNSHGNPTITNLPRKWNVCVIGSHDLYEHPHINDLAYMPAVKDGKFGFNLLVGGFISPKRWAEALPLDAWVAGDVIIPVCKAILEAYRDLGFRGNRQKTRMMWLIDELGMEVFRSEVEKRMPNGVLERAAPEDLIDKTWKRRDYLGVHPQKQEGLSYVGLHVPVGRLQATDMFELARLADEYGTGELRLTVEQNIVLPNVSNERLDALLAEPLLQQRFSPQPSLLLRGLVACTGNQFCGQAIIETKARALQVTREVEKRVSVPRPVRMHWTGCPNSCGQVQVADIGFMGCLTKDSDGKIVEAADIFVGGRVGSDSHLADVDKKSVPCKDLVPIVADLLVERFGAVPREREEDEE; translated from the exons ATGGCCTCCTCAGCGTCCCTGCAGCGCTTCCTCCCGCCCTCCCCGCAcgcggcgccgtcgtcgtcgtcgtcccggCGCCGCACCGGCCGCGCCCGAGCGGCCGTCTCCATACCATCATCGTCTCCGCCGGCGACAGGGGAAGTCCCGGCGGAGCGGCTGGAGCCGAGGGTCGAGGAGCGGCAGGGAGGGTACTGGGTTCTCAAGGAGAAGTACCGGACGGGGCTGAACCCGCAGGAGAAGGTGAAGCTGGAGAAGGAGCCCATGGGGCTGTTCATGGAGGACGGCATCAAGGACCTCGCCAAGATCCCCATGGAGGAGATCGACGCCGCCAAGCTCACCaaggacgacgtcgacgtccgcctCAAGTGGCTCGGCCTCTTCCACCGCCGCAAGCACCAGT ACGGGCGCTTCATGATGCGTCTGAAGCTGCCCAACGGCGTGACGACGAGCGAGCAGACGCGGTACCTGGCGAGCGTCATCGAGGCGTACGGCGCGGACGGGTGCGCGGACGTGACGACCCGGCAGAACTGGCAGATCCGCGGGGTGACGCTCCCGGACGTGCCGGCCATCCTGGACGGCCTCCACGCCGTCGGCCTCACCAGCCTGCAGAGCGGCATGGACAACGTGCGCAACCCCGTGGGCAACCCGCTCGCCGGCGTCGACCCCCATGAGATCGTTGACACGCGCCCCTACACCAACCTGCTCTCCTCCTACATCACCAACAACTCCCATGGGAACCCCACCATCACCAACCT GCCGAGGAAATGGAACGTCTGCGTGATCGGCTCGCACGACCTGTACGAGCACCCGCACATCAACGACCTCGCGTACATGCCGGCCGTCAAGGACGGCAAGTTCGGCTTCAACCTTCTGGTGGGTGGGTTCATCAGCCCCAAGAGGTGGGCCGAGGCCTTGCCGCTCGACGCCTGGGTCGCCGGCGACGTCATCATCCCCGTGTGCAAAGCCATTCTCGAGGCGTACCGGGACCTCGGCTTCAGGGGCAACCGGCAGAAGACGCGCATGATGTGGTTAATCGACGAACTC GGGATGGAGGTGTTCCGGTCGGAGGTGGAGAAGAGGATGCCCAATGGGGTGCTGGAGCGCGCCGCGCCGGAGGACCTCATCGACAAGACGTGGAAGCGGCGGGACTACCTCGGCGTGCACCCGCAGAAGCAGGAAGGCCTGTCGTACGTGGGCCTGCACGTGCCCGTGGGGCGGCTGCAGGCCACGGACATGTTCGAGCTCGCGCGCCTCGCCGACGAGTACGGCACCGGCGAGCTCCGGCTCACGGTGGAGCAGAACATCGTGCTCCCCAACGTGAGCAACGAGCGGCTTGACGCGCTGCTCGCAGAGCCGCTGCTGCAGCAGCGGTTCTCGCCGCAGCCGTCGCTGCTGCTCAGGGGGCTGGTGGCGTGCACGGGCAACCAGTTCTGCGGGCAGGCCATCATCGAGACCAAGGCGCGGGCGCTGCAGGTGACGCGGGAGGTGGAGAAGCGCGTGTCCGTGCCGCGGCCCGTGCGCATGCACTGGACCGGCTGCCCCAACAGCTGCGGCCAGGTGCAGGTGGCGGACATCGGCTTCATGGGCTGCCTCACCAAGGACAGCGACGGCAAGATCGTCGAGGCGGCGGACATCTTCGTGGGCGGCCGCGTCGGCAGCGACTCGCACCTGGCGGACGTTGACAAGAAGTCCGTGCCGTGCAAGGACCTGGTGCCCATCGTGGCCGACCTCCTGGTGGAGCGGTTCGGGGCCGTGcccagggagagggaggaggatgaggagtag
- the LOC136467803 gene encoding protein DCL, chloroplastic-like isoform X1, whose translation MHFPSPRAHAMAAPAVARPRLVPVAHPASTSCLLVLRSRGRGHGRAVAAVRAREQGAAPPDPAAFLRRPEVATVTSTEEERDTDAESSFDGPGDDEAPEEEGVQGRRKATEREWVDWEDLILEDTVPLVGFVRMILHSGKYESGDRLSPEHEKAILERLLPYHPEYDKKIGCGIDYITVGLHPEFENSRCLFIVRKDGEQVDFSFWKCVKGLIRQKYPMYADSFILRHFHRRQDY comes from the exons ATGCACTTCCCCTCGCCGCGCGCGCACGCCATGGCCGCGCCGGCCGTCGCCCGCCCTCGCCTCGTCCCCGTGGCCCACCCCGCCTCGACCTCTTGCCTGCTGGTCCTCCGGAGCCGAGGGCGCGGGCACGGCCGCGCGGTTGCGGCGGTGAGGGCGCGCGAGCAAGGCGCGGCGCCGCCCGACCCGGCGGCCTTCCTGCGGCGGCCGGAGGTAGCGACGGTGACGTCGACGGAGGAGGAGAGGGACACCGATGCGGAATCCTCGTTTGATGGCCCGGGGGACGACGAGGCGCCCGAGGAGGAAGGGGTTCAGGGGAGGAGGAAGGCGACGGAGAGGGAGTGGGTGGACTGGGAGGATCTTATCCTCGAGGATACCGTGCCGCTCGTTGGATTCGTGCGGATGATCCTCCACTCCGGCAA GTATGAAAGTGGTGATCGGCTGAGTCCTGAACATGAGAAGGCAATTCTGGAACGTTTGCTTCCATACCATCCAGAATATGATAAGAAAATTGGATGTGGTATTGACTACATCACG GTAGGATTACATCCAGAATTCGAAAACTCAAGATGTTTATTCATAGTTAGGAAAGATGGTGAGCAAGTTGATTTTTCATTCTGGAAGTGCGTCAAAGGTCTCATCCGACAAAAGTACCCCATGTATGCGGACAGTTTCATTCTCAGGCATTTCCACAGGAGACAAGATTACTGA
- the LOC136467803 gene encoding protein DCL, chloroplastic-like isoform X2 has protein sequence MHFPSPRAHAMAAPAVARPRLVPVAHPASTSCLLVLRSRGRGHGRAVAAVRAREQGAAPPDPAAFLRRPEVATVTSTEEERDTDAESSFDGPGDDEAPEEEGVQGRRKATEREWVDWEDLILEDTVPLVGFVRMILHSGKYESGDRLSPEHEKAILERLLPYHPEYDKKIGCGIDYITVGLHPEFENSRCLFIVRKDGEQVDFSFWKCVKGLIRQKYPICSNPRGVFL, from the exons ATGCACTTCCCCTCGCCGCGCGCGCACGCCATGGCCGCGCCGGCCGTCGCCCGCCCTCGCCTCGTCCCCGTGGCCCACCCCGCCTCGACCTCTTGCCTGCTGGTCCTCCGGAGCCGAGGGCGCGGGCACGGCCGCGCGGTTGCGGCGGTGAGGGCGCGCGAGCAAGGCGCGGCGCCGCCCGACCCGGCGGCCTTCCTGCGGCGGCCGGAGGTAGCGACGGTGACGTCGACGGAGGAGGAGAGGGACACCGATGCGGAATCCTCGTTTGATGGCCCGGGGGACGACGAGGCGCCCGAGGAGGAAGGGGTTCAGGGGAGGAGGAAGGCGACGGAGAGGGAGTGGGTGGACTGGGAGGATCTTATCCTCGAGGATACCGTGCCGCTCGTTGGATTCGTGCGGATGATCCTCCACTCCGGCAA GTATGAAAGTGGTGATCGGCTGAGTCCTGAACATGAGAAGGCAATTCTGGAACGTTTGCTTCCATACCATCCAGAATATGATAAGAAAATTGGATGTGGTATTGACTACATCACG GTAGGATTACATCCAGAATTCGAAAACTCAAGATGTTTATTCATAGTTAGGAAAGATGGTGAGCAAGTTGATTTTTCATTCTGGAAGTGCGTCAAAGGTCTCATCCGACAAAAGTACCCCAT TTGTTCAAATCCACGTGGAGTGTTCCTTTAA